AGACCGGTGTCCACGTTGGTGCAAGGCACACCGGGTCCGCGCGGTACGGAGTGGCTTCACAATTCTCTAGCTGGTTCGACTGCGTATCTGGGTTGCCGCTCAATCGATCTTGCTTCCTTGCGCAGTGCCAACACATGATCTGACAACGAGACTCACCACACCAGTTCAACTTGTATTCGATCGACGCCGTTCTGTCCGGCGTGCACCCTTCCGCGCCCTGTGACCTTACTCGCCGGGTTCGTTACGTTTTCTGCTAGAAGCAGCTCTGCAGAGCCCGCCAAATAGATCGCAGCGTGCGGGAGCCTGTGAGCGCAGAGGGAAGGGCAGTGCTCATACTTTCTTTCCTGCCCACGTGAGGCCCCGAAGGTGCCTTCAAAAACCGAGTGAACAGAGTCCGCTGGGAGAGTGCCACGTTTGAGTAACTGAACCAAAACGAGCGATCTCATCAAACTTCGTGCGACACGGTGGAGAGCAAGCCCAAACAGAAGTTTAGACAGGCGGATCTGAAGATCTGCACAGCCCTAGTTCTGTAACGGTATCGTCGCCGGGCTGGCACGTCCTGCCCTATGGGATCTGGATGCCAAAGAAATGCCACTTTTTCGATGTCTGGCCTCCGCAACCCGGATGTGGCGGCCTGGATTACAGCTCGAGCTTTACTCTCAGAGGAGCTTTGGCACATTCTCTGCATTCGCCGCTACAGAGGTTGAGGGCCTGTGGGCCTGTGTAACCTcttcggcgctgcagaaCTCCTCTTTGCCAAGCCGCCGCCGTTTGTTGTCTCAGTGTTTTCGAGACACGCCTCAGCCTGCGACACCTAGTGCACGACGAGAACAACTGTCTGTCGCGGTGGAGACATCAACGATATTTCGATACGGAGCGTATCCTCACCATCGTGCCTTCTGCCGCAAAGCTGCGTAGTTTCCTTCTGCCACACGCGCCCCCGAGAGAGCGGATGGCTTGAGCTGTACCAGTGAAAAAACGCCGCGAGCGGATGGAAAGATCCACAACCATCTCTGCACTCGTTTGAGTCCGCCCTGCCTCACGCACAACCCTCCCTCCTAAAAACAGGAGAAGCGCACAACCCGTCGGCCACGTCGGTGCGCAGCTTGAGTTCTGATCAGGTCACTGACACTCTTTATTGACTCAGCCTTGACCTGTCGCACCCTGCAGAAAACTGTTGATGCAACTTTTCGCACGCACGTGTCGCTGACGCTCCCGATTCGTGTGTGTGCCGTTAGGAAAACGCCGATTTCGCGCCCccaggaaggcggcgcctaTCGATCGAATCTTTGACACACGAGGCCGCCTATACCAAGACACTCCCAACACCGGACGACCCTGCGCGTGTTTTCGTCAAGCAACTCCATTCAAATGCGGAAAGTGTCACTCCTCTGTTCAGTGTCTGTAATCCAACGGCACACACTCGAACCGACTCCGTATCGGCTCGCCGTAGCTGACGCGCCAGTCCCTACTCCGCTCTGTAGAGCTACGCACCCGGGGTTCTACAGGGGGGCAGCACATCTTAGTCTGATGGCAGCTGCCATGGCATAAAAAAAAGAAAGCACACAACCAGTGTTGTGCTGATTAGGTATCTGTGACCAGGCGTCTAGCTGGGGCAGTGTCTCCACCAGTGAGACTAAAGTTTGACGGTGCCGATCCCGACGCAGCTGCTTGGATCCGCAGCAAAAAAGCGTGCCCGGGGCCAGAATAAAAGAGAACCTTTGACTATTCTGCCTGTTCTGTGGCCCTCGTGGATACCGGGGGGTTGGGGGGAGGCAAACGAGAGCTCGCGTCGCCACTAGTGTAGTTTCAAAGCATGAAGCGCAGTTCAGCGTCACTcccctgccgctgcagccaaGCCCGCGGCATCCAAAACCGAATCCACAGAAACGACGGAACTCACGTTAACAGGAGAAACAGACATGCCGGAAACACTCCGAACTGAACTACAATGCCACAGAGAAATCGGAAAAGCACGGACCTcccgaagcagacgaaggaagcgcgccgcagaacggGCGCCCGCACGTACTCCGTTTTTATACACTTGGTCATGTCCCTGCAGACACAGACGGAACCTCACACGAATATTCACATAAATGTCCCCCATAAGCTTGCACCTCATCACCCGATGTATGAGCCTGCGCGTCTTTTGCACTAGATTTTTGTCAGCCTCCTGATACAAAGCGTCGCGTGAAAAGTAGATTGAAAGGAAACGCGACTTTGTGCTCTTCCTTCTTGAAGTTTTCCTGCGGGCCTTGGCCGGAGCGAGACACTCgatgcagctgccgctgtgcCCCCTCTCCCCGACAGGCACGCCCTGCATCaagtctcctctctgcaccAGTttgcaggcgaaggcgactctGTTTTGCAACGACGTTGGCACAGAAACGAGGATGCAACCCACCTCTCGCACGAAGCGGCGTCCCAGCAGACGCGTCAGGGGCTGTCTCATTCTTTAAACGAAAACGAGTGTGAGACTTCCTTTCTGCGTGACCTGCTGGCCGCTTTCGCTTAAACGCGTCTACGCACCGGCGGAAATCCCGTTCCCAGAAAATCGCCTTCACGACTCGTCGCGAAGCATATGCagcccctgcgccgcggcgctcgcgcgtggcgccgtGCTGGCGAGCGGCTTTTTCCGCTCGCCAGGAAGCGGCTTTTTCCTCAGTTGGAGGCGTTTGGCGTCAACCGCTGCTTACGCACCCTCCCTGAGTTCTTCGTACAGCTTGTTCATGTTGTCCCTGTATTTCCGGGTCATCACGGCGCGTTTGATTTTGAAGGTGGGGGTGAGCATGCTGTTGTCAGGCGTCCAGACGTCGACTGTCAGGTACACGTTTTTCACTTTTTCGAATCCGAGGAGattcgcgtccgccgcgaggcgagccagGTCGTCGAGGATCTCCTTGCGCAGCGCGGGGTCGCGCAGGAccggcgcgagggcctcgtccgagacgggcgccgcggcggcggcgggttggggctccgcgccctcgtcgccgcgccgtttGGCCGCCCAGGCCATCACAGCGCTCCGGTTTGGCACGACGACGGCCACGGGGTAGGACTGGAAGTCGTAGCCATGCACGAAAATGTTGTCGACGTACTTGCTGCGGCCGTAGATGCTTTCGAGTTTCTCGGTCTGCAGGTactcgccctgcgcgagcTTGATCAGACTCTTCTTTCGGTCGATTATCTTCATGCTGCCGTTAGGCTGGATCTCGACGATGTCGCCGGTCGCGAGCCAGCGCTCGCGCcacgctgcgcccgccccgccgccggagccgccgctggcCGCATCGTCCCAGACgaacgcctccgccgtcatGTCCTTCTGCCGGAAGTAGCCCTCAAACACGTTCTCGCCGCGCACCAGCAACTCGCCCTGGGGGCGCTCAGACCGCGTCGCGTCGTACTGCTCCCACGACCGCAGCTTCATCTCCATCACCGAGTTGGGGCCACCTGCGTTGTCTAGAAGGCCGTCGCCTGTGCGCGCCTGCCAGCAGCCTGCGCCTGAAGTCTCCGTCATGCCCCAGCCCTGAATGAAGCTCGTCGCGAGGTACGCCTCAAGCTTCTCCTGAACGTCGGGATTCAGCTTGCCGCCCCCCGAGAGCAGAAAGCGAATCCGACCCGCCTGCCCAAACAGCCGCGTCTGCAAAGTCGTCGAGGCCCCCAGCAGGCGATCGTACCAGAAGTTGCGCAGCGGTGGAGATGCCGGCaaggcgcctccgcacgcagagagcgcgccgTCAACCGACTTGCAGGCGAGACTCGTCGAAGAGAACTTGCTGGCCGAAACCGAactgctgcctgcggccgcgacgcccccctgcgccgacgcgaggaaggctcgccgcgcctggagcTTGCGGTTGATCGCGAAGTTCAGCACCGCGCGCTTGTAGAagggcagctgctgcatctgcgACTCGATGCTGTCGAGAAGaacggccgcgacgcgcggcacCATGATCAGACACGAGGGATTCGCGTACCGCCAGTCGTCGGCGAGCAACTCCTTCTTGCGGGAGAAATACGCCACtgaggcgccgaagccgtATGCTACGTACTCCACCATCCGCTCAAACACGTGCGACAGAGGAAGCAACGCAAAGTGCAGAAAGTCGTCGTCCAGCTGCAACGTGTAGTCGTTGATCAACAGACACCCCTGGATCTCCCGCACAAAGTTGCGATTTGACATCATCACACCCTTGGGATTCCCCGTCGTGCCTGCAGAGACAAAAGGAGACCCACCTCAACAGAGAAAGCAACTCACCCCTAcggcggaaaagaagagagagaatgTCCTCAACACACCCACGCAGCACGTGGGGGAGAGACACACTTCACAGTCAGATACTCCACGCAACTACGAGGGAGGCGCACCATCGTTTACGATGGCGTACCCGCGAGGGACACCTCCTCGCCATCGAGACGAAGCATTCTGGGGTCTCCACGCAAGCTCTTTGCAAGCGATTTCACTGAATAAAACCTC
Above is a window of Besnoitia besnoiti strain Bb-Ger1 chromosome Unknown contig00007, whole genome shotgun sequence DNA encoding:
- a CDS encoding AMP-binding enzyme domain-containing protein (encoded by transcript BESB_071590); the protein is MALHYAYPVGLSRPGESAIWRSPKYEEATAPEPLEPSGAYVTTLDLTPSGGADFPAGASPPRAGWWESVYGVFRVGKSVAGGQARCMGVRPSPEDKAFVYWTFEEADEKARLFGSGLSQLLKEGVISVETFPDEARNGGKFANVGILLHSRREWIIADLGTGAYPPLTSVTLHYTFPPDHMKAILGEARVSTLVTDVGQLKVLSGLQPELPVLKGLILVDLAEELARLEREKNTEENAAFLKLVEDLRGKGLQVFDFEDIIEKGRKAYLPPILQQDPERIFTIVYTSGTTGNPKGVMMSNRNFVREIQGCLLINDYTLQLDDDFLHFALLPLSHVFERMVEYVAYGFGASVAYFSRKKELLADDWRYANPSCLIMVPRVAAVLLDSIESQMQQLPFYKRAVLNFAINRKLQARRAFLASAQGGVAAAGSSSVSASKFSSTSLACKSVDGALSACGGALPASPPLRNFWYDRLLGASTTLQTRLFGQAGRIRFLLSGGGKLNPDVQEKLEAYLATSFIQGWGMTETSGAGCWQARTGDGLLDNAGGPNSVMEMKLRSWEQYDATRSERPQGELLVRGENVFEGYFRQKDMTAEAFVWDDAASGGSGGGAGAAWRERWLATGDIVEIQPNGSMKIIDRKKSLIKLAQGEYLQTEKLESIYGRSKYVDNIFVHGYDFQSYPVAVVVPNRSAVMAWAAKRRGDEGAEPQPAAAAAPVSDEALAPVLRDPALRKEILDDLARLAADANLLGFEKVKNVYLTVDVWTPDNSMLTPTFKIKRAVMTRKYRDNMNKLYEELREGA